From the Candidatus Pantoea soli genome, one window contains:
- a CDS encoding NrsF family protein, giving the protein MSDHYRLIEQLGRDLQPVRRTPAPGTRLLRWLAMALPCAVAASLLVQRTLTDWSQPGAALAVLQLMLAFLLGTLAIRSAFSMSIAGRRSISWKALLPIGLLWLGISLSSMPHGAAPTHTDDSVRCFTFLLVVSLPMMVLMIASLRQTRALQPVRSLAMGGLGVACMAVSLLAFCHPFHLHPLDFVTHLAAIITIIALTIITGKPWVKVP; this is encoded by the coding sequence ATGAGTGATCATTACCGTTTAATTGAACAACTCGGGCGCGATCTGCAACCGGTGCGGCGTACGCCAGCTCCTGGCACGCGCCTGTTGCGCTGGCTGGCGATGGCGCTGCCGTGCGCGGTCGCCGCCAGCCTGCTGGTGCAGCGCACGCTCACCGACTGGTCACAGCCGGGGGCAGCGCTGGCGGTGCTGCAGCTGATGCTGGCATTTTTGCTGGGCACGCTGGCCATTCGCAGCGCTTTTAGCATGAGCATTGCCGGCAGGCGCAGCATCAGCTGGAAAGCGCTGCTGCCGATAGGTTTACTCTGGCTGGGAATAAGTCTGAGCAGCATGCCGCATGGCGCGGCGCCAACCCACACGGATGATAGCGTGCGCTGTTTTACCTTTCTGCTGGTGGTCAGTTTACCGATGATGGTGCTGATGATCGCCAGCCTGCGACAAACGCGCGCGCTACAGCCGGTGCGCAGTCTGGCGATGGGCGGCCTGGGTGTGGCCTGTATGGCCGTGAGTCTGCTGGCGTTCTGCCACCCGTTTCACCTGCATCCGCTGGATTTTGTGACGCATCTGGCGGCCATCATTACCATCATCGCACTGACGATCATCACCGGGAAACCCTGGGTAAAAGTGCCTTAA
- a CDS encoding sigma-70 family RNA polymerase sigma factor, with the protein MQTDDSARERWPALMEQAQAGDQHAYTRLLSALVPVIRSQVRRQISDEAAAEDVIQDVLLTVHRVRHTYDPAWPFLPWLMAIISARTIDALRRRGRRQQWEVPEEAAPETAAIPDQPRLESEEELAAYLQQLPARQREIVEHVHLREMSLTEAAAHHNLSVAAVKSLLHRALNNLRRFGAHHE; encoded by the coding sequence ATGCAAACAGACGATAGCGCGCGCGAACGCTGGCCCGCGCTGATGGAGCAGGCACAGGCGGGCGATCAGCACGCTTATACGCGCCTGCTCAGCGCGCTGGTGCCGGTCATTCGTTCTCAGGTTCGCCGGCAAATCAGCGACGAGGCAGCGGCAGAAGATGTCATCCAGGATGTGCTGCTTACGGTACACCGGGTGCGTCACACCTACGATCCTGCCTGGCCATTTTTACCCTGGCTGATGGCGATCATCTCTGCACGCACGATTGATGCGCTGCGGCGGCGCGGTCGCCGGCAGCAGTGGGAGGTGCCGGAGGAAGCCGCACCGGAAACGGCTGCGATACCGGATCAGCCACGGCTGGAGAGTGAGGAGGAGCTGGCCGCCTATTTACAACAGCTGCCGGCGCGTCAGCGCGAAATCGTGGAGCACGTCCACCTGCGCGAAATGAGCCTGACGGAAGCCGCGGCCCATCATAATCTGAGCGTGGCAGCGGTCAAATCGCTGCTGCACCGGGCGCTGAACAATCTGCGCCGTTTTGGAGCACATCATGAGTGA
- a CDS encoding LysR family transcriptional regulator — protein sequence MHDQRLKDIVPFVTSVESGSFTAAAERLHLTGSAVSKSVSRLEARLGSRLLERTTRSLKLTDAGSAYYQTCLRIMEELAEAEAVLAAQRTIPSGRLRLAVPTTYGRLGVMPLLIPFSQANPDVALSLTFSDRFIDLFDEGIDMAVRIGGSADLPASLGCRQMGRERMVFCAAPSYLAREGCPTSERELLQHRAIMYERVDGSTKPWLFTTADGHPLWRDQPYRMALGDVDAQVQAVCAGLGVAQMPSWLIREPLARGDLVIILPEQQPDGLPLSLIWPRRKQLLPKVDALLAALEHLTIR from the coding sequence ATGCACGATCAGCGCCTGAAAGATATCGTTCCCTTTGTCACCAGCGTGGAGAGCGGCAGCTTTACCGCCGCCGCAGAGCGTCTGCATTTAACGGGCTCGGCCGTCAGTAAAAGCGTATCGCGGCTGGAAGCGCGGCTGGGCTCCCGGCTGCTGGAGCGCACCACGCGCAGCCTGAAGCTGACAGATGCCGGCAGCGCGTATTACCAGACTTGCCTGCGCATAATGGAGGAACTGGCCGAAGCGGAAGCCGTGCTGGCGGCGCAGCGCACCATTCCTTCAGGCCGGCTGCGGCTGGCGGTGCCGACAACTTATGGTCGCCTTGGCGTCATGCCGCTGCTGATTCCCTTTAGTCAGGCCAACCCGGATGTGGCGCTGAGCCTGACGTTTTCCGACCGCTTTATCGATCTGTTTGACGAAGGGATAGATATGGCGGTGCGCATCGGGGGATCAGCGGATCTGCCCGCCTCGCTGGGCTGCCGGCAGATGGGCCGTGAGCGAATGGTATTTTGTGCTGCACCGTCCTACCTGGCGCGTGAAGGCTGTCCGACCAGCGAACGTGAACTGTTGCAGCATCGTGCGATTATGTATGAACGGGTGGATGGCAGCACAAAACCCTGGCTGTTCACCACCGCAGATGGTCATCCGCTGTGGCGTGACCAGCCCTACCGCATGGCGCTGGGCGACGTGGATGCGCAGGTGCAGGCGGTGTGCGCCGGACTGGGCGTGGCGCAGATGCCCTCCTGGCTGATCCGCGAACCGCTGGCACGTGGCGATCTGGTGATTATCCTGCCGGAACAGCAGCCCGATGGTCTGCCGCTGTCACTCATCTGGCCGCGCCGCAAGCAGCTGCTGCCAAAAGTCGATGCGCTGCTGGCCGCACTGGAACACCTGACGATTCGCTGA
- a CDS encoding lactonase family protein, translated as MRNNRKLPVRGLATSLSMALSLALFTPAGSAMAQNTQHQTALVGTWTSVPDAPAVQKPAHASEGLYRLQMNSDGTLTPLDVIKMKSPSWIVKSRDGRFAYTTNEENAGTVTALAIDAAGAVRVLNVVNSHGQQPTHATLSPDGRFLFVSNYSVAKGGAGVAVFPVHADGSLGDQVQSFAFDQGSGVVKTRQESGHAHATVFTPDGSYLYAADLGDDRLHAWRYDASQAQPLQPDPSREVRFAPGSGPRHMVFSRDGQHAWVILEMAGELATLKVSDNRLTLAGQVKLYGDRNSTEYKSGGGIILSPDGHYLIVSNRGADNQLLVFRIGADGRLGTPKRYAADGIEPRAFSFDDSGKYLYVANVFSNTITLFDFDPSNGELKARGPAASIATPTDIKFFN; from the coding sequence ATGCGTAACAACCGAAAACTGCCGGTGCGTGGTTTAGCAACGTCACTGAGCATGGCATTATCACTGGCTCTTTTTACGCCTGCGGGGAGTGCAATGGCGCAGAACACACAACATCAGACAGCATTAGTCGGCACCTGGACCTCTGTTCCGGATGCACCGGCAGTGCAAAAACCGGCGCATGCCAGCGAGGGGCTTTACCGCCTGCAGATGAACAGCGACGGCACGCTCACGCCGCTTGATGTCATAAAAATGAAGAGCCCGTCCTGGATCGTGAAATCACGCGACGGTCGCTTTGCTTATACCACCAACGAAGAGAACGCCGGGACGGTGACGGCGCTGGCGATTGACGCCGCAGGCGCGGTGCGGGTGCTGAATGTGGTGAACAGCCACGGACAACAGCCGACACACGCTACGCTCAGTCCGGATGGCCGGTTCCTGTTTGTCTCAAACTATTCCGTAGCGAAAGGCGGGGCGGGCGTGGCGGTCTTCCCGGTTCACGCCGACGGCAGCCTCGGCGATCAGGTGCAGTCGTTCGCCTTTGATCAGGGCAGCGGCGTGGTTAAAACGCGTCAGGAGAGCGGCCATGCGCACGCCACGGTGTTTACCCCGGATGGCAGCTATCTGTACGCTGCCGATCTGGGCGATGACCGGCTGCACGCGTGGCGCTATGACGCCAGCCAGGCACAGCCGCTGCAGCCCGATCCGTCACGCGAGGTGCGTTTTGCGCCCGGCAGTGGCCCGCGTCATATGGTGTTTTCCCGCGACGGCCAGCACGCGTGGGTCATCCTTGAAATGGCGGGCGAGCTGGCGACGCTGAAGGTCAGCGATAACCGTCTGACCCTCGCCGGACAGGTGAAGCTGTATGGCGATCGTAACAGTACCGAATACAAGAGCGGCGGCGGCATTATCCTCAGCCCGGACGGCCATTATCTGATCGTTTCCAATCGCGGCGCGGACAATCAGCTGCTGGTCTTCCGTATTGGTGCGGACGGCAGGCTGGGGACGCCAAAACGCTATGCAGCCGACGGGATTGAGCCGCGCGCTTTTTCGTTTGATGACAGTGGCAAATACCTGTATGTCGCGAACGTGTTCAGCAATACCATCACGCTGTTTGATTTTGACCCCAGCAACGGTGAGCTGAAAGCGCGCGGACCGGCGGCCAGCATCGCTACCCCGACAGATATTAAGTTTTTCAATTAA
- a CDS encoding SDR family oxidoreductase: MQKQALIVGISGVIGRALAEKLQHEGWQVTGLSRGRGAIPEGCRSLTADLTNADEVRAVLAQEKPDAVFFSVWSRQENEKENIRVNGAMVRHVIEGLGERLQGAHVALVTGLKHYLGPFEAYGKGAVPVTPFREEQGRQPVDNFYYAQEDEIFAGAEKYGYRWSVHRPHTIIGYALGNAMNMGQTLAVYATLCREKGWPFIFPGSPEQWNGVADVTDAGLLAEQLLWAATSEQAANQDFNAVNGDVFRWNWLWPRLAAWFGVEAADYPAQMMPLENRMQEADAAWREIAARHQLREADISKLASWWHTDADLGRPMEAFTDMSKSRKAGFTGYRATLDAFTALFEKLRAERIIP; encoded by the coding sequence ATGCAAAAACAGGCTTTGATTGTAGGCATCAGCGGCGTAATTGGCCGTGCGCTGGCGGAAAAATTACAGCACGAAGGCTGGCAGGTAACCGGGCTGTCACGCGGCCGCGGGGCTATTCCGGAGGGCTGCCGCAGCCTGACGGCGGATCTGACCAACGCCGATGAGGTACGGGCGGTGCTGGCGCAGGAGAAGCCGGATGCGGTGTTCTTCAGTGTCTGGTCGCGTCAGGAAAATGAAAAAGAGAATATCCGCGTTAACGGGGCGATGGTGCGTCATGTCATCGAAGGACTCGGTGAGCGACTGCAGGGTGCGCACGTTGCGCTGGTCACCGGCCTTAAACACTATCTCGGCCCGTTTGAAGCTTACGGCAAAGGTGCGGTACCGGTCACGCCGTTCCGCGAAGAGCAGGGACGTCAGCCGGTCGATAACTTTTACTACGCGCAGGAAGATGAGATCTTTGCCGGTGCTGAGAAATATGGCTACCGCTGGAGTGTGCACCGTCCACATACCATTATCGGCTACGCGCTGGGCAATGCCATGAACATGGGCCAAACGCTGGCAGTCTATGCCACGCTGTGCCGGGAAAAGGGCTGGCCGTTTATCTTCCCGGGCTCGCCGGAGCAGTGGAACGGGGTGGCAGATGTCACCGATGCCGGTTTGCTGGCCGAGCAGCTGCTGTGGGCTGCCACCAGCGAACAGGCCGCGAATCAGGATTTCAACGCCGTCAATGGCGATGTGTTCCGCTGGAACTGGCTGTGGCCACGACTGGCAGCCTGGTTCGGCGTGGAAGCGGCAGACTATCCAGCGCAGATGATGCCGCTGGAAAACAGAATGCAGGAGGCAGATGCGGCATGGCGCGAGATCGCGGCACGTCATCAGCTGCGCGAAGCCGATATCAGCAAACTGGCGTCCTGGTGGCACACCGATGCCGATCTGGGGCGTCCGATGGAAGCTTTTACCGATATGAGCAAAAGCCGCAAAGCGGGTTTTACCGGTTATCGCGCCACGCTGGACGCGTTCACAGCGCTGTTTGAAAAACTGCGTGCGGAACGCATCATTCCCTGA